The sequence below is a genomic window from Neomicrococcus aestuarii.
GGTGCGGTTGAATCTTGCCGAGGCCTTCTCCCTCATGGTGGCGCTTGAGCTGATGAGCGCTGTTCCGGGAGTGGGCGACGACTCGGTAGTGGAGAGCGCTCGTTCCAAGATTGAGGCGGCAACTGGCCACTTCAGCAATCTGTCCAACGCCATCACGGCACGTTTTGTGGCAAGCGAAGACCCCGAACGATGGTCCCAGCTTTATGACGCTATCGAGAATCACCGCGTCACTCGGCTCAAATACATTTCGGGAGGACGCGACGCGCTGACGGAGCGCGTGATTTGGCCGGTCCGGCTGAAGGAGCAGACTGGTCGCATTTACCTGCAAGCGTGGTGCACGTCTGCCAACGCGCCTCGGGTGTTCCGGATGGATCGCGTTCGCTCGCTCACGGTGCTGGATGAGCATTTTGCGGACGACGCCGCAGAGCTTGCGAAGGTGCCCACCGATCTGTATTCACCGCTGGCGAATGCGGACGATGTTGTGGTGAAGTTTGGTGCTCGCTTGCGGCCGTTGCTCCCAGAATTCACGCCAACAAAGGTTTCGACGAAACAGTCTGACGGATCGGTAATTGCCGAAATTTCCAGCGCCGGAGACCAGGCTCTGCGAGACCTCGTGACCTCGCACGCCGGGCACTTTGAAGTGGTGGCACCCCCGGAGAAGCGTCGAGAAATCAAAGAATGGCTCGAAGATGCGTCAAAGATGCACGCTGAGAGCGGAAACCAGCCATCTTGACTTCATAAGGGCTCACGCCGGGCATTTGGGCAGAGCTTTGTAGCGTAAACTTAAATCGACGAAAGGACCGTGCAATGGGTGGACTTCAGGGATGGCATTTGGTCATCATTATTGTTTTGGCTCTCTTGCTTTTCGGAGCACCAAAGCTTCCAGGACTAGCGCGCTCGATGGGCCAGTCTCTTCGCATCTTCAAGTCTGAAGTGCGTCAAATGAAGGACGAGGACCAAAAGGACGCTGACGGCGTCGACGAGACTCAGGCAAAGAAGCGTGAAACCGTTGAGGGCGACATCATTGACCCTGAGCGCAAGCGCGACACGCCTAACCTCTAAGTCTCGGTGGCCTCGCGGAAAGAGCGCGTAGCTAACCCCGAGGGGCGAATGGCCCTCAAGGAGCACTTGATTGAGCTCCGGAATAGGCTGTTCATTGCTCTGGGTGCGCTTCTCGTAACCACTATTGCCGGGTTCTTCCTGTATTACCCGGTGCTCGACATTTTGATCCAACCGGTCAAGAGCCTCGGCGGAGAAGTTAACTTCACCACCGCAGTGTCACCCTTCGACACCATGATTCAGGTCTCGGTGTTCCTCGGTGTCGTGCTCTCAGCTCCCATCTGGCTCTATCAGATCTGGGCGTTCATCGTCCCGGGCCTGCACAAGAATGAGAAGAAGTACGCACTGGGTTTCATTGGTGCAGCTCTTCCATTGTTCTTGTTGGGCCTGTACTTGGGCTTCTGGGTACTCCCGCACGCTCTCCAGTTCTTCATGGGGCTGACCCCAGGTACCGCCACCAACATCATTGGTATCGACGTGTACTTGCCGTTCGTGCTCCGGCTCTTGCTGGCCTTCGGCATAGCAATGATTGTGCCGGTCCTGATGGTGGGCCTGAATTTCATGGGCATCCTGCCTGGAAAGCTGATCGTCAAGCACTGGCGCATCACGGTATTCCTCATTTGTTTGGTGGCCGCCATGGCCGCTCCTGGCGGTGACGCGCTCACCATGCTCGTCCTCGCTGGACCGCTCTTGATCCTCTTCGCAGTAGCCACGATCTTCTGCTTGGTTCGTGACAAGCGAGTAGCTAAGAAGCGTGCAGAACAAGAAGCTGAGAACGAACGTATGGCTCGGGGAGAGGGATCTTCTCTTCCAAAGCCAGAAACCATCGACTAGCCCACGCAGCCACGCGAGCGCCTACTGCGCGTTCGCGTGGCTTCCGGGTTAAAGTCACACTATGGCGCTGACATCCCCCAAAGCGTCACATCTACAGGTCCGCGACCGGACCGGAAAGGGAACGTTATGACCTCTCCGGCCGAAAGGTACGCAGCCGCCAAAATTAGAGCGGCGGAGGCGAAAACCCTACTTTATTCTTTCCGACAGGAAATCTCCTTCGAGCTCGACGGCTTCCAAATCGAAGCCTGCAGAGAGCTCGAATCAGGCCGAGGAGTCCTCGTCGCAGCCCCCACTGGCGCTGGTAAGACCGTAGTGGGCGAGTTTGCCGTCTATCTCGCGTTGCAACGTGACGGTAAATGTTTCTACACCACGCCCATCAAGGCGCTCTCCAACCAGAAGTTTCAAGAGTTCTCTGAGAAATACGGCCCCGAACGGGTAGGTCTTCTTACCGGCGATACCTCCATCAATCCCGAAGCAGAGATCGTCGTCATGACCACCGAGGTGCTTCGGAACATGCTCTACGCCGACTCGGACACCTTGCGTGGGCTGTCTTTCGTAGTGATGGACGAGGTCCACTACTTGGCGGATAAGTTCCGTGGAGCCGTGTGGGAAGAAGTCATCATTCACTTGCCCGATTCCGTGCAGGTGGTCTCCCTCTCGGCAACTGTGTCCAACGCCGAAGAGTTCGGTGGCTGGCTTGATGCTGTCCGCGGTGACACCGCCATCATCGTGTCCGAGCACCGCCCCATCCCGCTCTTTCAGCACGTCATGGTGGGCGGACGAATTGTGGACTTGTTCGCTGAGGAAGTGTCCTTCGACGAAGCCGGCACGGAACAGCGTCGTGAGGCGTTGACCGTGAACCCGGAGTTGCTGCGGATTGCTCGTCACGATCGCGCCACTACCTTGACGCGTAGCGGTCGCGGCGGTTCTTCACGGCGGGACCGCGAAGAGTTCCGCGCCTCCCGCGGTGGAAAAGCCCACGGCGGAGCCGGGCGTGGGAAGGGCGATCGGCGCTTCAATAACCGCGATGGATCTGGCACGTGGGATGGCTCCAAGAGTCGTGACGGTGCGGGCAAACGAGATAGCTCGAGCAAGTGGGAAACCACCGAGGAAGCTCCGCGCTTCAACGTGTCACGTCCCCACATGATTCGCGCCCTAGAAGCCGCCGGACTCTTGCCCGCCATCGTCTTCATCTTTTCGCGAAAAGGCTGCGATGCGGCCGTCAGCCAATGCGTGCGCTCGGGACTGAAGCTCACCAATGATGCTGAATCCCGCGAAATCGCCGCGATTGTGGATGATGCCGCGAAGGACCTGAACCCCAGCGATCTTGACGTGCTGGGCTTTTGGTCCTGGCGCGACGGCTTGATCAATGGCTTCGCAGCCCACCACGCGGGAATGCTTCCGGTCTTCAAAGAGGTCGTAGAAAAACTCTTCGCTGAAGGCTATGTCCGCGCGGTCTTCGCTACCGAGACGCTCGCGTTGGGCGTCAACATGCCTGCTCGCTCTGTGGTGCTTGAAAAGCTCGTGAAGTTCAACGGTGAAGAGCATGTGCAGATCTCCCCGGGTGAGTACACGCAGCTGACCGGAC
It includes:
- the tatA gene encoding Sec-independent protein translocase subunit TatA; the protein is MGGLQGWHLVIIIVLALLLFGAPKLPGLARSMGQSLRIFKSEVRQMKDEDQKDADGVDETQAKKRETVEGDIIDPERKRDTPNL
- the tatC gene encoding twin-arginine translocase subunit TatC, whose amino-acid sequence is MASRKERVANPEGRMALKEHLIELRNRLFIALGALLVTTIAGFFLYYPVLDILIQPVKSLGGEVNFTTAVSPFDTMIQVSVFLGVVLSAPIWLYQIWAFIVPGLHKNEKKYALGFIGAALPLFLLGLYLGFWVLPHALQFFMGLTPGTATNIIGIDVYLPFVLRLLLAFGIAMIVPVLMVGLNFMGILPGKLIVKHWRITVFLICLVAAMAAPGGDALTMLVLAGPLLILFAVATIFCLVRDKRVAKKRAEQEAENERMARGEGSSLPKPETID